Proteins co-encoded in one Megalops cyprinoides isolate fMegCyp1 chromosome 1, fMegCyp1.pri, whole genome shotgun sequence genomic window:
- the LOC118792369 gene encoding stonustoxin subunit beta-like isoform X2, which produces MPVRTPSATIIPESQKPGRKTKPGLAPVEKNPVYDPNIPEPTSRAELLKYWINLSLDERTAQKLLWISEGGAKVSRLTEEVCPYLDRPERYDHSPQVLCKEGLWGTRGYWEVEFSGWVVIGATYEGAGRKAHDGPCGLGENDESWALGWAGSCYHVWHKGENVEILGVPYSATLGVYLDQPAGIINFYVVESKQEGEEGTGKKEVKPLYKFQAPIKERILPGFWVGRMSSCLILKKEE; this is translated from the exons ATGCCTGTCAGAACACCATCAGCCACAATCATACCTGAATCTCAGAAGCCAG gaagaaaaacaaaacctggACTTGCTCCTGTTG aaaaaaatccagtctATGATCCAAATATTCCAGAGCCCACAAGCAGAGCTGAGCTCCTGAAAT ATTGGATCAATCTCTCTCTGGATGAAAGGACTGCCCAGAAGTTGCTATGGATTTCAGAGGGTGGTGCCAAGGTGTCCCGCCTGACTGAGGAAGTTTGTCCCTACCTGGACAGACCAGAGAGATATGACCACTCACCACAG GTGCTCTGCAAGGAGGGTTTATGGGGTACAAGAGGATACTGGGAGGTGGAGTTTTCAGGTTGGGTTGTCATTGGAGCCACATATGAAGGAGCAGGAAGAAAGGCCCATGATGGGCCCTGTGGCCTTGGAGAGAATGATGAATCCTGGGCTTTGGGTTGGGCAGGATCCTGCTATCATGTTTGGCACAAAGGGGAGAATGTTGAAATCCTGGGGGTCCCCTACTCTGCCACTCTTGGGGTGTACCTGGACCAGCCAGCTGGTATCATAAACTTCTATGTGGTGGAGAGcaagcaggaaggagaggagggtaCAGGGAAGAAAGAGGTTAAGCCCCTTTACAAGTTTCAGGCTCCAATAAAGGAACGGATTCTGCCAGGTTTCTGGGTCGGGAGAATGTCTTCCTGCCTGATACTTAAGAAAGAGGAGTGA
- the LOC118792369 gene encoding tripartite motif-containing protein 16-like protein isoform X1: protein MPVRTPSATIIPESQKPGRKTKPGLAPVEKIPVYDPNIPEPTSRAELLKYWINLSLDERTAQKLLWISEGGAKVSRTNEAICPYLDRPERYDHSPQVLCKEGLWGTRGYWEVEFSGWVVIGATHEGAVRKAHDGPCGLGENDESWALGWAGSCYHVWHKGENVEILGVPYSGTLGVYMDQPAGIISFYVVESKQEGEEGTGKKEVKPLYKFQAQIKERILPGFWVGSMSSCLILKKEE from the exons ATGCCTGTCAGAACACCATCAGCCACAATCATACCTGAATCTCAGAAGCCAG gaagaaaaacaaaacctggACTTGCTCCTGTTG AAAAAATTCCAGTCTATGATCCAAATATTCCAGAGCCCACAAGCAGAGCTGAGCTCCTGAAAT attgGATCAATCTCTCTCTGGATGAAAGAACTGCCCAGAAGTTGCTATGGATTTCAGAGGGTGGTGCCAAGGTGTCCCGCACGAACGAGGCAATTTGTCCCTACCTGGACAGACCAGAGAGATATGACCACTCACCACAG GTGCTCTGCAAGGAGGGTTTATGGGGTACAAGAGGATACTGGGAGGTGGAGTTTTCAGGTTGGGTTGTCATTGGAGCCACACACGAAGGAGCAGTTAGAAAGGCCCATGATGGGCCCTGTGGCCTTGGAGAGAATGATGAATCCTGGGCTTTGGGTTGGGCAGGATCCTGCTATCATGTTTGGCACAAAGGGGAGAATGTTGAGATCCTGGGGGTCCCCTACTCTGGCACTCTTGGGGTGTACATGGACCAGCCAGCTGGGATCATCAGCTTCTATGTGGTGGAGAGcaagcaggaaggagaggagggtaCAGGGAAGAAAGAGGTTAAGCCCCTTTACAAGTTTCAAGCTCAAATAAAGGAGCGGATTCTTCCAGGTTTCTGGGTCGGGTCTATGTCTTCCTGCCTGATACTTAAGAAAGAGGAGTGA
- the LOC118782393 gene encoding tripartite motif-containing protein 16-like protein translates to MDTDAEIPAYDPNVAEPTCRADLLKYWINLSLDERTAQKTLWVSDDGSKVSRMTEEVCPYLERPERYELTPQVLCKESLWGRRGYWEVKCAGWVIIGATYAKVGRKAYDGPCGLGENDESWGLGWAGSCYHAWHKGNIVEIQGVPYCPTLGVYLDQPAGIISFYAVEGKQEGGEGTGKKEVKPLYKFQAPMVERILPGIWVGRMSSCLIMKKEE, encoded by the exons ATGGATACTGATG CGGAAATTCCTGCATATGATCCAAATGTCGCCGAGCCCACATGCAGAGCTGACCTCCTGAAAT acTGGATCAACCTCTCTCTGGATGAAAGAACTGCCCAGAAGACGTTGTGGGTTTCAGATGATGGTAGCAAGGTGTCCCGCATGACTGAAGAGGTCTGTCCTTACCTGGAGAGACCTGAGAGATATGAGCTGACACCACAG GTGCTCTGCAAGGAGAGTTTGTGGGGTAGAAGAGGATATTGGGAAGTGAAGTGTGCAGGATGGGTTATCATTGGAGCCACGTATGCCAAAGTGGGAAGGAAAGCATATGACGGGCCCTGTGGCCTTGGAGAGAATGATGAATCCTGGGGTTTGGGTTGGGCAGGATCCTGCTATCACGCCTGGCACAAAGGGAATATTGTCGAGATCCAGGGGGTCCCCTACTGCCCCACTCTTGGGGTGTACTTGGACCAGCCAGCTGGGATCATCAGCTTCTATGCAGTGGAGGGcaagcaggagggaggggagggtaCAGGGAAGAAAGAGGTTAAGCCCCTTTACAAGTTTCAAGCTCCAATGGTAGAACGCATTCTGCCAGGTATCTGGGTGGGGAGGATGTCTTCCTGCCTGATAATGAAGAAGGAAGAGTGA